One window from the genome of Thermus hydrothermalis encodes:
- the tsf gene encoding translation elongation factor Ts — protein sequence MSQMELIKKLREATGAGMMDVKKALEDAGWNEEKAVQLLRERGAMKAAKKAEREAREGIIGHYIHHNQRVGVLVELNCETDFVARNELFQALAKDLAMHIAMMNPRYISAAEIPAEELEKERQIYIQAALNEGKPQQIAEKIAEGRLKKYLEEVVLLEQPFVKDEKVKVKELIQEAIAKTGENIVVRRFCRLELGA from the coding sequence ATGAGCCAGATGGAACTCATCAAGAAGCTACGCGAGGCCACGGGGGCCGGGATGATGGACGTGAAGAAGGCCCTCGAGGACGCCGGCTGGAACGAGGAAAAGGCGGTGCAGCTCCTCCGGGAACGGGGGGCTATGAAGGCCGCCAAGAAGGCGGAACGGGAGGCCCGCGAGGGGATCATCGGCCACTACATCCACCACAACCAGCGGGTGGGGGTGTTGGTGGAGCTCAACTGCGAAACCGACTTCGTGGCCCGCAACGAGCTCTTCCAGGCCTTGGCCAAGGATTTGGCCATGCACATCGCCATGATGAACCCCCGCTACATCTCCGCCGCGGAGATCCCCGCCGAGGAGCTGGAGAAGGAGCGGCAGATCTACATCCAAGCCGCCCTGAACGAGGGCAAGCCCCAGCAGATCGCCGAGAAGATCGCCGAAGGCCGCCTGAAAAAGTACCTGGAGGAAGTGGTCCTCCTGGAGCAGCCCTTCGTCAAGGACGAAAAGGTCAAGGTGAAGGAGCTCATCCAAGAGGCCATCGCCAAGACCGGGGAGAACATCGTGGTGCGGCGCTTCTGCCGCCTGGAACTGGGGGCGTAA
- the rpsB gene encoding 30S ribosomal protein S2, protein MPVNISVKELLEAGVHFGHERKRWNPKFARYIYAERNGIHIIDLQKTMVELERTFRFLEDLAMRGGTVLFVGTKKQAQDIVRMEADRAGMPYVNQRWLGGMLTNFRTIAQRVNRLEELEALFASEAIQDRPKKEQVRLKHELERLQKYLSGFRRLKRLPDAIFVVDPTKEAIAVREARKLFIPVIALADTDSDPDLVDYIIPGNDDAIRSIQLILSRAADLIIEARGGVVEPSPSYALVEEAERQAQMATEDFGGEDEVEA, encoded by the coding sequence ATGCCTGTAAACATCAGCGTGAAGGAACTCTTGGAAGCCGGGGTGCACTTCGGCCACGAGCGCAAGCGTTGGAACCCCAAGTTCGCCCGCTACATCTATGCGGAGCGCAACGGCATCCACATCATTGACCTGCAAAAGACCATGGTGGAGCTGGAGCGCACCTTCCGCTTCCTCGAGGACCTGGCCATGCGGGGCGGCACGGTGCTCTTCGTGGGCACCAAGAAGCAGGCCCAGGACATCGTGCGCATGGAGGCGGACCGGGCGGGGATGCCCTACGTGAACCAGCGCTGGCTGGGCGGGATGCTCACCAACTTCAGGACCATCGCCCAGCGGGTGAACCGCCTGGAAGAGCTGGAAGCCCTCTTCGCCTCCGAGGCCATTCAGGACCGCCCCAAGAAGGAGCAGGTGCGCCTCAAGCACGAACTGGAACGCCTCCAGAAGTACCTCTCGGGCTTCCGCCGGCTCAAGCGCCTGCCCGACGCCATCTTCGTGGTGGACCCCACCAAGGAAGCCATCGCCGTGCGGGAGGCCAGGAAGCTCTTCATCCCCGTCATCGCCCTAGCGGACACGGACTCCGACCCCGACCTGGTGGACTACATCATCCCCGGCAACGACGACGCCATCCGCTCCATCCAGCTCATCCTCTCCCGGGCGGCGGACCTGATCATTGAGGCCCGGGGCGGGGTGGTGGAGCCCTCCCCCTCCTACGCCCTGGTGGAGGAGGCGGAGCGCCAGGCCCAGATGGCCACCGAGGACTTCGGCGGCGAGGACGAGGTGGAAGCATGA
- a CDS encoding transposase, with product MGKVCECPPPLDHHLGPHGLPAPQKTRAHQPGPLPLRSPPRPRKPIPPFLARTELGVQALGYVPLFLLDRGFDRVSLMRRLQEWGMGFLIRPLRHREVETGEGERYPEVPRAEGKRIRPFGHDGRGVEVGLFLAQGKREPGYPAFWAPEGWEPGGYRLRMGIEEAFRDLKGRGFGLDRHGLRTEGSLRGWLWLLFLGMVVLVLLGAALRGRGWWRILRGRAFFAWLASFWRRLLLPCGAWRCGCLGVFTRQWVQGWGK from the coding sequence TTGGGTAAGGTATGCGAATGCCCCCCTCCTTTAGACCACCACCTGGGCCCCCACGGTCTTCCGGCCCCTCAGAAAACCCGCGCGCACCAACCTGGCCCTCTTCCTCTCCGCTCCCCACCTCGCCCAAGGAAGCCTATTCCCCCTTTCCTTGCCCGAACCGAGTTAGGGGTCCAGGCCCTGGGGTATGTCCCCCTCTTCCTCCTGGACCGGGGCTTTGACCGGGTTTCCCTGATGCGGCGGCTCCAGGAGTGGGGCATGGGTTTCCTCATCCGGCCCCTGCGCCACCGGGAGGTGGAGACGGGGGAGGGGGAGCGCTACCCGGAGGTGCCTAGAGCCGAGGGCAAGCGGATTCGTCCCTTTGGGCACGACGGGAGGGGGGTGGAGGTGGGGCTCTTCCTGGCCCAGGGGAAGCGGGAGCCCGGGTATCCGGCCTTTTGGGCGCCTGAGGGATGGGAGCCTGGGGGGTACCGGTTGCGGATGGGGATAGAGGAGGCTTTTCGGGACCTGAAGGGGCGGGGTTTTGGGTTGGACCGGCACGGGCTGAGGACGGAGGGGAGCCTTAGGGGATGGCTTTGGCTTTTGTTTCTGGGGATGGTGGTTTTGGTCCTTTTGGGGGCTGCTTTGCGGGGCAGAGGGTGGTGGCGCATCCTGAGGGGCAGAGCCTTTTTCGCTTGGCTCGCCTCCTTCTGGCGGAGGCTCCTCCTTCCCTGCGGGGCGTGGCGGTGCGGGTGCTTGGGGGT